From the genome of Muricauda sp. SCSIO 64092, one region includes:
- a CDS encoding O-antigen ligase family protein, translated as MRSTIKNSDSNRLYILSISLLAFSIPYENRYSNIALILSIATSLFLIKKESIKRVTSDYAWILLSMNILIFLTGIFLVEKSSIDNHFGKMGKYLLLLLVPLILHKTRNAKNQQIVLFGFCSGVIIGLLICWFQLLFFEPSDAAISYSLFTQPIGGIHPVYLAQFVVMAFFILFEAFLRNDKLLYKITIVIFQIFLITSLIFLQSRTPIVAFMICLILYVFIKVFRQKIKKQLGYVAFILAFSSLFFLTADTNSYLIIKDRLFNNFTDGLSLRFHSWSCAWRIFLENPKVFGIGFSNTQLFLDECYKNHYLARPYFEHYNAHNQYLQILIASGILGILSWLSMIGFGFYRAISNNNVLSLIFLTLFSICCLTEVYLARIWGVLFYALFYSLLVIENKK; from the coding sequence ATGAGATCTACGATAAAGAATAGTGACTCAAATAGACTATATATATTAAGTATTTCTCTTCTGGCCTTTTCAATTCCCTATGAAAACAGATATAGTAATATTGCTTTGATTTTGTCGATAGCTACAAGCCTTTTCTTAATTAAAAAAGAGTCAATCAAAAGGGTTACTTCTGATTATGCATGGATATTATTGTCCATGAACATTTTGATTTTTTTAACAGGAATCTTTCTTGTTGAGAAAAGTTCAATCGACAATCATTTTGGTAAAATGGGAAAATACTTGTTACTACTACTAGTACCATTAATATTACATAAAACCCGAAATGCAAAAAATCAACAGATTGTATTATTTGGTTTTTGTTCCGGTGTTATCATTGGTTTGTTGATATGTTGGTTTCAATTATTGTTTTTTGAACCTTCGGACGCTGCGATTAGTTACTCATTGTTTACCCAACCTATTGGTGGTATTCATCCCGTATATTTGGCTCAATTCGTCGTAATGGCGTTTTTTATACTTTTCGAGGCCTTCCTGAGAAATGATAAATTGTTGTATAAGATAACAATAGTTATTTTTCAAATTTTCTTGATAACCTCTTTGATTTTTTTGCAATCAAGAACCCCTATTGTGGCTTTTATGATATGTTTGATACTTTATGTTTTCATCAAGGTCTTCAGACAAAAAATAAAAAAACAACTTGGCTATGTAGCATTTATTTTAGCTTTTAGCTCACTTTTTTTTTTAACAGCGGATACTAATAGTTATTTAATAATTAAAGATAGGCTGTTTAATAATTTTACAGATGGGCTATCATTAAGGTTTCATTCTTGGAGTTGTGCATGGCGGATTTTTTTGGAAAACCCAAAGGTCTTTGGGATAGGTTTCAGCAATACCCAATTATTTTTGGATGAGTGCTATAAAAACCATTATTTGGCCCGACCTTATTTTGAACATTATAATGCCCATAATCAATATTTACAGATATTAATAGCATCGGGTATTTTGGGTATTTTGTCATGGCTAAGTATGATAGGGTTTGGGTTCTATAGGGCAATATCAAATAATAATGTTTTAAGCCTAATTTTTTTGACCCTGTTTAGTATTTGTTGTCTTACTGAGGTGTATTTAGCTAGAATTTGGGGAGTATTGTTTTATGCCCTATTTTATTCATTATTGGTTATTGAAAACAAAAAATGA
- a CDS encoding lipopolysaccharide biosynthesis protein — translation MKFLGNELDKLQWRSLNFIKQVKVSFLFKFFSILISFLLVRFLLKYLDIADYGLWSVILSFLHWIVFFDLGIANGVKNKLAESLSEENWDDARAYISSGYIALFFFASMVYLVVLAFSGLIDWQRLFNVYDYNNSFLAKLVLIILFFTLSNFVLSLINAVFNAVQRASLAVVNQFLTQLLSLVVVLLLITLSTSNLHLLALGYGLSMFISNLALTIWYFSKNKNLVPRLKYYDKQKLSPIIVLGLRFFLLQVTMMVILTTDRFILLQLTDRSEVARYDVVYRYFNVVMIFHTLINAPLWSMYTEAYQKKDHKWIEKTMKNLLILCGGYLGGLTALILMGDVVIDFWIDNDSLDLLTSNYIFMAVLIFFSIIHSILAYFTNGIGKTNMQLYTSIIGALINIPLSIYFVNELNLGLNGVVLATIISLFLFCALGPFQVIKEIKWLRNESGMATN, via the coding sequence ATGAAGTTCTTGGGTAATGAACTTGACAAATTACAATGGCGTAGCCTGAACTTCATAAAACAAGTTAAGGTTTCATTCCTTTTTAAGTTTTTTTCCATTCTTATTTCCTTTCTTCTTGTTAGGTTCTTGTTAAAGTACCTGGATATTGCCGATTACGGACTTTGGTCTGTCATACTCTCTTTTTTACATTGGATTGTCTTTTTTGACTTGGGTATTGCCAATGGGGTAAAAAACAAGCTGGCGGAAAGCTTGAGCGAAGAAAACTGGGACGACGCGCGTGCCTATATCTCTTCGGGATATATTGCGCTTTTTTTCTTTGCCTCTATGGTATATTTAGTTGTATTGGCCTTTTCTGGCTTGATTGACTGGCAACGACTGTTCAATGTCTATGACTATAACAATTCTTTTTTGGCAAAATTGGTGTTGATTATCCTTTTTTTTACGCTTTCAAATTTTGTGCTGTCACTAATCAATGCTGTGTTCAATGCGGTGCAACGGGCCTCTTTAGCAGTAGTAAACCAATTCTTGACACAATTACTTTCCTTAGTTGTGGTGCTTTTATTAATCACTTTAAGCACCTCAAACCTTCATTTGTTGGCCTTGGGGTATGGCCTATCCATGTTTATAAGTAATTTGGCCCTAACGATTTGGTATTTTTCAAAAAATAAAAACTTAGTCCCAAGACTCAAGTACTATGATAAGCAAAAACTGTCGCCCATCATAGTACTAGGTCTTCGATTTTTTCTATTACAGGTAACCATGATGGTTATCTTGACCACCGATAGGTTCATTTTACTTCAATTAACTGATAGAAGTGAAGTTGCCCGATATGACGTAGTGTACCGTTACTTCAATGTTGTAATGATTTTCCACACCTTGATCAATGCCCCATTGTGGTCCATGTATACCGAGGCCTATCAAAAAAAGGACCATAAATGGATTGAAAAGACCATGAAAAACTTACTGATACTTTGTGGTGGGTATCTAGGGGGCTTGACAGCGTTGATTCTTATGGGCGATGTTGTAATTGATTTTTGGATAGATAATGATTCGCTCGATTTATTAACCTCTAACTATATTTTTATGGCCGTGCTGATTTTTTTCAGTATAATACATTCAATCTTGGCCTACTTCACCAATGGGATAGGGAAAACCAATATGCAACTTTATACCTCGATTATCGGAGCTCTGATTAATATTCCTTTATCGATATACTTTGTTAACGAATTGAACCTAGGCTTGAATGGAGTGGTTTTGGCAACGATTATTAGCCTTTTCCTTTTCTGTGCCCTGGGACCATTTCAAGTTATTAAGGAAATCAAGTGGCTCAGGAACGAATCAGGAATGGCAACTAACTGA
- a CDS encoding glycosyltransferase, whose amino-acid sequence MKRKFLILGAIPIENKPKTYGGTTILMKSLIDFIKNHNVDYLFIQLNRYSGSLSLFRNYFYSIYCFLINIDSSALVMLNVSRNGAFFLSPMIYILAKLFSKKVVFRIFGGNFEYLYLNKFSSLRIIAKTTFLKSDLLIVETKQNIQFLKSIGFHKLFWLPNVRSKQNQVLLKRELSYRQKFVFIGHVKKTKGIFEIAKASTGLPQSFKIDIYGPIMDNLDINTVENSIIKYKGILSPDEIITTLAQYDVVLLPSYHDGEGHPGVLIEAMSIGLPAISTYWNAIPEVIEDGYNGFLVPIKNSKKLLKAMLRFNDENYRILSENAVKRFESFDDKVIYNRLLAQLNSL is encoded by the coding sequence ATGAAACGGAAATTTTTAATTCTTGGAGCTATCCCAATCGAGAATAAGCCTAAAACTTATGGGGGCACAACGATACTTATGAAATCCTTAATAGATTTCATTAAAAATCATAATGTAGATTATTTGTTCATACAACTTAATAGATACTCAGGAAGCCTCTCGCTTTTTAGAAATTATTTTTATTCTATTTACTGTTTTTTAATCAATATTGACAGTAGTGCATTGGTCATGTTGAACGTTTCCAGAAACGGAGCTTTTTTTCTGAGCCCCATGATTTATATATTAGCCAAATTATTTTCAAAAAAAGTTGTATTCAGGATTTTTGGGGGCAATTTTGAGTATTTGTACTTAAATAAGTTCTCTTCTTTAAGGATTATTGCAAAAACGACATTTCTTAAATCTGATTTATTGATAGTAGAAACAAAACAGAATATTCAATTTCTTAAATCTATTGGTTTTCATAAACTTTTTTGGCTTCCCAATGTACGGAGTAAACAAAATCAAGTACTTTTAAAAAGGGAACTTTCTTATCGCCAAAAGTTTGTATTTATTGGTCATGTTAAAAAGACAAAAGGAATTTTCGAAATTGCCAAGGCTTCGACAGGGCTTCCACAATCATTTAAAATAGATATCTACGGCCCAATAATGGACAACCTTGATATTAATACAGTAGAAAATTCAATCATTAAGTATAAAGGAATCCTGTCTCCTGATGAAATCATAACAACCTTGGCACAATATGATGTTGTTTTATTGCCAAGTTATCATGATGGAGAAGGTCATCCAGGGGTACTTATAGAGGCAATGTCTATTGGCTTACCGGCAATATCAACATATTGGAATGCTATTCCAGAAGTAATTGAAGACGGATACAACGGTTTTTTAGTGCCGATTAAAAACTCTAAAAAGCTTTTAAAAGCCATGTTAAGATTTAATGACGAGAATTATAGAATTCTTTCTGAGAATGCAGTAAAAAGATTTGAATCTTTCGATGACAAAGTTATTTATAATAGGTTGTTGGCACAGTTGAATTCTCTCTGA
- a CDS encoding glycosyltransferase family 2 protein has protein sequence MGLAILIPVYNQIFYTKQCIKNLKKALVHYHTIIDTRMNSEIIVIDDGSTDGTSEWLAENHHDVTVLKGDGNLFWSAAINMGIEHMLKASEHSHILFWNKDLYIESDYFVTLHRILQTTNDRTILTSKMYRKNTPDLIFSFGGTYNPKTDKKVNIGTGKKDGPKFEKITKVDWCGGMAVIMPVAMFGEIGLCDAKSFPQYDGDTDLFLRAKDAGYDLHVYPDLKAWNLHENTGKKDVYSFKNYLWYLNDIRSFKNLRISFRFLKKHSIGFFPYFFFVVRYVKFSLKYFTKTLLSYTK, from the coding sequence ATGGGGCTTGCAATCTTAATACCAGTCTACAACCAGATTTTTTATACCAAACAGTGTATCAAAAACCTCAAAAAGGCCTTGGTGCATTACCATACTATTATCGATACTCGAATGAACTCGGAGATAATTGTCATTGATGATGGATCGACCGACGGCACATCTGAATGGCTTGCGGAAAATCACCACGATGTCACCGTTTTGAAGGGGGATGGTAACTTGTTTTGGTCAGCGGCAATCAACATGGGTATTGAACATATGCTCAAAGCATCGGAACACTCCCATATTTTGTTTTGGAACAAAGACTTGTATATAGAGAGCGACTACTTTGTGACGCTACACCGTATTCTTCAAACCACCAACGACAGGACTATTTTGACCTCAAAAATGTACCGTAAGAACACTCCTGACCTGATTTTCTCCTTTGGAGGCACCTACAATCCCAAAACGGATAAAAAGGTGAACATTGGCACCGGAAAAAAGGATGGCCCCAAATTTGAGAAGATTACCAAAGTGGATTGGTGCGGGGGCATGGCGGTTATTATGCCGGTCGCCATGTTCGGAGAAATTGGCTTGTGCGATGCAAAAAGCTTTCCGCAGTATGATGGAGATACCGACCTTTTCTTGAGGGCTAAGGACGCGGGCTATGACCTTCACGTATATCCGGATTTGAAAGCTTGGAATCTTCATGAAAACACGGGAAAAAAAGATGTTTACTCGTTCAAAAATTATTTGTGGTATTTAAATGATATAAGATCCTTTAAAAACTTAAGAATAAGTTTTCGGTTCTTGAAAAAACATTCTATCGGTTTTTTTCCCTATTTTTTTTTCGTTGTGAGATATGTGAAATTTAGCCTCAAATATTTTACAAAAACTTTGTTGTCTTATACTAAATGA